The Larus michahellis chromosome 12, bLarMic1.1, whole genome shotgun sequence genome contains a region encoding:
- the NSFL1C gene encoding NSFL1 cofactor p47 — protein MADREEALREFVAVTGVEEERARFFLESAGWDLQIALASFYEDGGDEDILTLPQPTPSSISRGTAASDHRVTSFRDLVHAQEDDDEEEEGQRFYAGGSERSGQQIVGPPRKKSPNELVEDLFKGAKEHGAVAVDRTAKSSGETSKPKPFAGGGYRLGATPEEESAYVAGERRQNSAQDVHVVLKLWKSGFSLDSGELRSYQDPSNAQFLDDIRRGEVPAELRRLARGGQVNLDMEDHRDEEYVKPKSVFKAFTGEGQKLGSTAPQVMGTSSPAQQAENEAKASSAIAIDESEPITNIQIRLADGGRLVQKFNHSHRIRDIRLFIVDARPAMAATSFVLMTTFPNKELTDENQTLKEANLLNAVIVQRLT, from the exons ATGGCGGACAGGGAGGAGGCGCTGAGGGAGTTCGTGGCCGTGACCGGCGTCGAGGAGGAGCGAGCGCGTTTCTTCCTGGAGTCCGCCGGCTGGGACCTCCAG ATTGCACTTGCCAGTTTCTACGAGGACGGGGGTGACGAGGACATTCTGACTCTTCCCCAGCCCACACCCAGCTCTATATCCAGAGGCACTGCAGCCAG TGACCATAGAGTAACATCATTTAGAGACCTTGTTCATGCGCAGGAGGATGacgatgaagaggaggagggacagcG GTTTTATGCCGGTGGCTCAGAGAGAAGTGGACAGCAGATCGTTGGTCCTCCGAGGAAGAAGAGTCCCAATGAGCTGGTGGAGGATCTGTTCAAAGGAGCAAAGGAGCACGGTGCAGTGGCAGTTGATCGGACGGCCAAGAGCAGTGGCGAGACTAGCAAGCCTAAA CCTTTCGCAGGGGGAGGGTATCGCCTCGGGGCTACTCCAGAGGAGGAGTCTGCTTAtgtggcaggagagaggagacagAACTCTGCTCAGGAT GTGCATGTTGTGCTGAAGCTCTGGAAGAGTGGATTCAGTCTGGATAGCGGAGAACTGAGGAGCTACCAGGATCCGTCCAATGCCCAGTTCCTTGATGATATCCGCAGAGG GGAAGTCCCGGCAGAGCTGCGCAGGTTAGCACGGGGCGGACAAGTGAACCTGGATATGGAGGATCACCGCGATGAGGAGTACGTGAAACCTAAAAGTGTCTTCAAAGCTTTTACTGGAGAAGGACAGAAGCTGGGCAG CACTGCACCCCAGGTCATGGGCACCAGCTCGCCGGCCCAGCAGGCAGAGAATGAAGCCAAAGCCAGTTCTGCCATCGCTATTGATGAGTCGGAGCCCATCACCAACATCCAAATCCGGCTTGCTGACGGTGGGCGACTGGTCCAGAAGTTTAACCACAGTCACAG GATCCGTGACATCCGGCTCTTCATAGTAGATGCTCGGCCAGCGATGGCTGCCACCAGTTTCGTCCTCATGACCACCTTCCCAAACAAAGAGCTTACTGATGAGAACCAAACCCTGAAGGAAGCCAACCTGCTCAATGCTGTCATTGTTCAGCGGTTAACATAA
- the LOC141750430 gene encoding signal-regulatory protein beta-1-like: MWPPSAAVPLLLVLCSPAQPKNMLAGQRQRRAAAPPGFIPKGIVIQGPRASRHKGLRGARGRRAALPAPVRLQGGSGEALGELCTTGPSETPARAPILLARAGGPPDAPGCRAEGWPHVRERAGSGPRSLAARCWWPWPWHTSVGRAGVTSVVRTSPVTRDGVNTLGTSWVCARGPWRNLVCGEPLPSPLPGQSPAPSRAEQSPAEPSCGEQDVGMTMARVTRGLPLACLMLLLLRRAPGAGAQVSRDFKLQQPQDKVSVAAGETLTLTCTTSGNAPAGPVKWLKGWGSGNQTIYDQTNPLTYGVRAVNGTNTDFTIRIRDVQPEDAGTYYCVKFRKSVSGDEVYQHGKGTEVSVRAKPTPPVVSGPEDRAGPGQSVAFTCTAGGFFPEDIRVKWLKDGVPISAQQPTITPERMKSSYNMVSTVMMPLGVNDVRSQVVCEVRHPTLTAPLRETYQLRQALRVSPSIQVDADLPSPVGVNKTVKFTCHVKGFYPRDVAITWLENGMEMNMEYVSQPVETPQGLFKLTRLVEVKAMEEKNGSVFTCRVVHDAQEPVDRTATLWITATSKSETTDSSQTVNGWNLLSSPGLWLGILLEKGLLGGLLLFLFKRVMA; encoded by the exons ATGTGGCCCCCCTCAGCAGCTGTCCCGCTGCTCCTTGTCCTgtgcagccctgcacagcccaaAAACATGCttgcagggcagaggcagagacGGGCGGCAGCTCCGCCGGGCTTCATCCCGAAGGGCATCGTCATCCAAGGACCAAGAGCCTCCCGACACAAGGGGCTGCGCGGGGCGCGGGGCAGGAGAGCGGCTCTGCCCGCCCCGGTTCGGCTGCAGGGGGGCTCCGGCGAAGCCCTGGGCGAGCTCTGCACCACGGGTCCATCGGAGACGCCAGCCCGTGCCCCGATCCTGCTGGCAAGGGCTGGGGGTCCCCCGGACGCCCCGGGGTGCCGAGCTGAGGGCTGGCCACACGTACGGGAGCGTGCCGGGTCGGGGCCCCGCTCGCTGGCTGCCCGGTGCTGGTGGCCGTGGCCATGGCACACATCTGTGGGGAGAGCCGGAGTGACATCAGTGGTGAGGACCAGCCCTGTGACGCGAGATGGTGTGAACACTCTGGGAACCAGCTGGGTCTGTGCAAGGGGTCCGTGGAGGAACTTGGTCTGTGGTgagccccttccttcccctttgccggggcagagcccagcacccagcCGAGCCGAGCAGAGCCCGGCCGAGCCGAGCTGTGGGGAGCAGGACGTGGGAATGACCATGGCCCGGGTGACACGGGGGCTGCCTCTCGCCTGCCtgatgctgctcctgctccgcagAGCCCCGG GTGCAGGTGCCCAGGTGAGTCGGGacttcaagctgcagcagccccaggacaagGTGTCAGTGGCAGCGGGGGAGACGCTCACCCTGACCTGCACCACGTCTGGAAATGCTCCCGCTGGCCCCGTGAAGTGGCTaaagggctggggcagtgggaaccAGACCATCTATGACCAGACGAACCCCCTCACCTATGGGGTGAGGGCAGTGAATGGGACCAACACAGACTTCACCATCCGCATCAGGGATGTTCAACCCGAGGATGCCGGCACCTATTACTGCGTGAAGTTCCGCAAATCAGTGAGCGGTGATGAGGTGTATCAGCATGGAAAAGGCACGGAGGTGTCTGTACGTG ccaaacccacccccccgGTTGTGTCCGGGCCCGAAGacagagcggggccggggcaaTCGGTGGCTTTCACCTGCACGGCCGGAGGGTTCTTCCCTGAAGACATCAGGGTGAAATGGCTCAAGGATGGGGTCCCCATCTCGGCTCAGCAGCCAACGATCACCCCTGAGCGGATGAAATCCTCCTACAACATGGTCAGCACCGTGATGATGCCACTGGGGGTGAACGACGTCCGCTCACAGGTCGTCTGCGAGGTGCGGCACCCCACGCTGACGGCCCCGCTGAGGGAGACGTACCAGCTCAGGCAAGCCCTGcgag TTTCCCCCAGCATCCAGGTGGACGCTGACCTGCCGAGCCCTGTTGGGGTGAACAAGACCGTGAAATTCACCTGCCACGTGAAGGGGTTTTACCCCAGGGACGTGGCCATCACCTGGCTGGAGAACGGGATGGAGATGAACATGGAGTACGTCTCTCAGCCAGTGGAGACGCCCCAGGGCTTGTTCAAGCTGACCAGGCTGGTGGAGGTCAAAGCGATGGAGGAGAAGAACGGGTCCGTGTTCACCTGCCGTGTGGTGCATGATGCCCAGGAGCCCGTCGACAGGACGGCCACCCTGTGGATCACTGCCACGTCCAAGTCGGAAACGACAGACTCATCCCAGACAGTTAACG GTTGGAACCTCCTGTCCAGCCCCGGCTTGTGGCTTGGCATCCTGCTGGAGAAGGGGCTCCTCGGtgggctcctcctcttcctcttcaaacGTGTGATGGCATGA
- the LOC141750429 gene encoding signal-regulatory protein beta-1-like isoform X1, which produces MWPPSAAVPLLLVLCSPAQPKNMLAGQRQRRAAAPPGFIPKGIVIQGPRASRHKGLRGARGRRAALPAPVRLQGGSGEALGELCTTGPSETPARAPILLARAGGPPDAPGCRAEGWPHVRERAGSGPRSLAARCWWPWPWHTSVGRAGVTSVVRTSPVTRDGVNTLGTSWVCARGPWRNLVCGEPLPSPLPGQSPAPSRAEQSPAEPSCGEQDVGMTMARVTRGLPLACLMLLLLRRAPGAGAQVSRDFKLQQPQDKVSVAAGETLTLTCTTSGNAPAGPVKWLKGWGSGNQTIYDQTNPLTYGVRAVNGTNTDFTIRIRDVQPKDAGTYYCVKFRKSVSGNEVYQHGKGTEVSVRAKPTPPVVSGPEDRAGPGQSVAFTCTAGGFFPEDIRVKWLKDGVPISAQQPTITPERMKSSYNMVSTVTMPLGVNDVRSQVVCEVRHPTLTAPLRETYQLRQALRVSPSIQVDADPPSPVGVNKTVKFTCHVKGFYPRDVAITWLENGMEMNMEYVSQPVETPQGLFKLTRLVEVKAMEEKNGSVFTCRVVHDAQEPVDRTATLWITATSKSETTDSSQTVNGWNLLSSPGLWLGILLEKGLLGGLLLFLFKRAMA; this is translated from the exons ATGTGGCCCCCCTCAGCAGCTGTCCCGCTGCTCCTTGTCCTgtgcagccctgcacagcccaaAAACATGCttgcagggcagaggcagagacGGGCGGCAGCTCCGCCGGGCTTCATCCCGAAGGGCATCGTCATCCAAGGACCAAGAGCCTCCCGACACAAGGGGCTGCGCGGGGCGCGGGGCAGGAGAGCGGCTCTGCCCGCCCCGGTTCGGCTGCAGGGGGGCTCCGGCGAAGCCCTGGGCGAGCTCTGCACCACGGGTCCATCGGAGACGCCAGCCCGTGCCCCGATCCTGCTGGCAAGGGCTGGGGGTCCCCCGGACGCCCCGGGGTGCCGAGCTGAGGGCTGGCCACACGTACGGGAGCGTGCCGGGTCGGGGCCCCGCTCGCTGGCTGCCCGGTGCTGGTGGCCGTGGCCATGGCACACATCTGTGGGGAGAGCCGGAGTGACATCAGTGGTGAGGACCAGCCCTGTGACGCGAGATGGTGTGAACACTCTGGGAACCAGCTGGGTCTGTGCAAGGGGTCCGTGGAGGAACTTGGTCTGTGGTgagccccttccttcccctttgccggggcagagcccagcacccagcCGAGCCGAGCAGAGCCCGGCCGAGCCGAGCTGTGGGGAGCAGGACGTGGGAATGACCATGGCCCGGGTGACACGGGGGCTGCCTCTCGCCTGCCtgatgctgctcctgctccgcagAGCCCCGG GTGCAGGTGCCCAGGTGAGTCGGGacttcaagctgcagcagccccaggacaagGTGTCAGTGGCAGCGGGGGAGACGCTCACCCTGACCTGCACCACGTCTGGAAATGCTCCCGCTGGCCCCGTGAAGTGGCTaaagggctggggcagtgggaaccAGACCATCTATGACCAGACGAACCCCCTCACCTATGGGGTGAGGGCAGTGAATGGGACCAACACAGACTTCACCATCCGCATCAGGGATGTTCAACCCAAGGATGCCGGCACCTATTACTGCGTGAAGTTCCGCAAATCAGTGAGCGGTAATGAGGTGTATCAGCATGGAAAAGGCACGGAGGTGTCCGTACGTG ccaaacccacccccccgGTTGTGTCCGGGCCCGAAGacagagcggggccggggcaaTCGGTGGCTTTCACCTGCACGGCCGGAGGGTTCTTCCCTGAAGACATCAGGGTGAAATGGCTCAAGGATGGGGTCCCCATCTCGGCTCAGCAGCCAACGATCACCCCTGAGCGGATGAAATCCTCCTACAACATGGTCAGCACCGTGACGATGCCACTGGGGGTGAACGACGTCCGCTCACAGGTCGTCTGCGAGGTGCGGCACCCCACGCTGACGGCCCCGCTGAGGGAGACGTACCAGCTCAGGCAAGCCCTGcgag TTTCCCCCAGCATCCAGGTGGACGCTGACCCGCCGAGCCCTGTTGGGGTGAACAAGACCGTGAAATTCACCTGCCACGTGAAGGGGTTTTACCCCAGGGACGTGGCCATCACCTGGCTGGAGAACGGGATGGAGATGAACATGGAGTACGTCTCCCAGCCAGTGGAGACGCCCCAGGGCTTGTTCAAGCTGACCAGGCTGGTGGAGGTCAAAGCGATGGAGGAGAAGAACGGGTCCGTGTTCACCTGCCGTGTGGTGCATGATGCCCAGGAGCCCGTCGACAGGACGGCCACCCTGTGGATCACTGCCACGTCCAAGTCGGAAACGACAGACTCATCCCAGACAGTTAACG GTTGGAACCTCCTGTCCAGCCCCGGCTTGTGGCTTGGCATCCTGCTGGAGAAGGGGCTCCTCGGtgggctcctcctcttcctcttcaaacGTGCGATGGCATGA
- the LOC141750429 gene encoding signal-regulatory protein beta-1-like isoform X2, protein MWPPSAAVPLLLVLCSPAQPKNMLAGQRQRRAAAPPGFIPKGIVIQGPRASRHKGLRGARGRRAALPAPVRLQGGSGEALGELCTTGPSETPARAPILLARAGGPPDAPGCRAEGWPHVRERAGSGPRSLAARCWWPWPWHTSVGRAGVTSVVRTSPVTRDGVNTLGTSWVCARGPWRNLVCGEPLPSPLPGQSPAPSRAEQSPAEPSCGEQDVGMTMARVTRGLPLACLMLLLLRRAPGAGAQVSRDFKLQQPQDKVSVAAGETLTLTCTTSGNAPAGPVKWLKGWGSGNQTIYDQTNPLTYGVRAVNGTNTDFTIRIRDVQPKDAGTYYCVKFRKSVSGNEVYQHGKGTEVSVRAKPTPPVVSGPEDRAGPGQSVAFTCTAGGFFPEDIRVKWLKDGVPISAQQPTITPERMKSSYNMVSTVTMPLGVNDVRSQVVCEVRHPTLTAPLRETYQLRQALRVSPSIQVDADPPSPVGVNKTVKFTCHVKGFYPRDVAITWLENGMEMNMEYVSQPVETPQGLFKLTRLVEVKAMEEKNGSVFTCRVVHDAQEPVDRTATLWITATSKSETTDSSQTVNGWNLLSSPGLWLGILLEKGLLGGFLLFLFKRGRA, encoded by the exons ATGTGGCCCCCCTCAGCAGCTGTCCCGCTGCTCCTTGTCCTgtgcagccctgcacagcccaaAAACATGCttgcagggcagaggcagagacGGGCGGCAGCTCCGCCGGGCTTCATCCCGAAGGGCATCGTCATCCAAGGACCAAGAGCCTCCCGACACAAGGGGCTGCGCGGGGCGCGGGGCAGGAGAGCGGCTCTGCCCGCCCCGGTTCGGCTGCAGGGGGGCTCCGGCGAAGCCCTGGGCGAGCTCTGCACCACGGGTCCATCGGAGACGCCAGCCCGTGCCCCGATCCTGCTGGCAAGGGCTGGGGGTCCCCCGGACGCCCCGGGGTGCCGAGCTGAGGGCTGGCCACACGTACGGGAGCGTGCCGGGTCGGGGCCCCGCTCGCTGGCTGCCCGGTGCTGGTGGCCGTGGCCATGGCACACATCTGTGGGGAGAGCCGGAGTGACATCAGTGGTGAGGACCAGCCCTGTGACGCGAGATGGTGTGAACACTCTGGGAACCAGCTGGGTCTGTGCAAGGGGTCCGTGGAGGAACTTGGTCTGTGGTgagccccttccttcccctttgccggggcagagcccagcacccagcCGAGCCGAGCAGAGCCCGGCCGAGCCGAGCTGTGGGGAGCAGGACGTGGGAATGACCATGGCCCGGGTGACACGGGGGCTGCCTCTCGCCTGCCtgatgctgctcctgctccgcagAGCCCCGG GTGCAGGTGCCCAGGTGAGTCGGGacttcaagctgcagcagccccaggacaagGTGTCAGTGGCAGCGGGGGAGACGCTCACCCTGACCTGCACCACGTCTGGAAATGCTCCCGCTGGCCCCGTGAAGTGGCTaaagggctggggcagtgggaaccAGACCATCTATGACCAGACGAACCCCCTCACCTATGGGGTGAGGGCAGTGAATGGGACCAACACAGACTTCACCATCCGCATCAGGGATGTTCAACCCAAGGATGCCGGCACCTATTACTGCGTGAAGTTCCGCAAATCAGTGAGCGGTAATGAGGTGTATCAGCATGGAAAAGGCACGGAGGTGTCCGTACGTG ccaaacccacccccccgGTTGTGTCCGGGCCCGAAGacagagcggggccggggcaaTCGGTGGCTTTCACCTGCACGGCCGGAGGGTTCTTCCCTGAAGACATCAGGGTGAAATGGCTCAAGGATGGGGTCCCCATCTCGGCTCAGCAGCCAACGATCACCCCTGAGCGGATGAAATCCTCCTACAACATGGTCAGCACCGTGACGATGCCACTGGGGGTGAACGACGTCCGCTCACAGGTCGTCTGCGAGGTGCGGCACCCCACGCTGACGGCCCCGCTGAGGGAGACGTACCAGCTCAGGCAAGCCCTGcgag TTTCCCCCAGCATCCAGGTGGACGCTGACCCGCCGAGCCCTGTTGGGGTGAACAAGACCGTGAAATTCACCTGCCACGTGAAGGGGTTTTACCCCAGGGACGTGGCCATCACCTGGCTGGAGAACGGGATGGAGATGAACATGGAGTACGTCTCCCAGCCAGTGGAGACGCCCCAGGGCTTGTTCAAGCTGACCAGGCTGGTGGAGGTCAAAGCGATGGAGGAGAAGAACGGGTCCGTGTTCACCTGCCGTGTGGTGCATGATGCCCAGGAGCCCGTCGACAGGACGGCCACCCTGTGGATCACTGCCACGTCCAAGTCGGAAACGACAGACTCATCCCAGACAGTTAACG GTTGGAACCTCCTGTCCAGCCCCGGCTTGTGGCTTGGCATCCTGCTGGAGAAGGGGCTCCTCGGtggtttcctcctcttcctcttcaagcgtgggagggCATGA